From the genome of Sphingomonas sp. HMP6, one region includes:
- a CDS encoding HNH endonuclease gives MYHPDLIRHPDGCPALVLNADYTPLSYYPLSLWPWQTAIKAVFLDRVDIVAEYEREVRSPTRSLKIPSVIALKSYVRPSAFPAFTRFNLFLRDKFVCQYCGSGSDLTFDHIVPRAQGGRTTWENVATACAPCNLKKGGRTPKQAGMPLHIDAIRPTSWHLQEHGRRYPPNFLHDTWHDWLYWDVELEA, from the coding sequence ATGTACCATCCCGATCTGATCCGCCATCCTGATGGCTGCCCTGCGCTCGTGCTCAATGCGGACTATACGCCGCTCAGTTACTATCCGCTGTCGCTGTGGCCGTGGCAGACCGCGATCAAGGCGGTGTTCCTCGACCGCGTCGACATCGTCGCCGAATATGAACGCGAAGTGCGCAGCCCGACGCGTAGCCTGAAAATCCCCTCGGTCATCGCGCTGAAATCCTATGTGCGGCCAAGCGCATTTCCCGCCTTCACGCGCTTCAACCTGTTCCTGCGCGACAAATTCGTCTGCCAATATTGCGGATCGGGCAGCGACCTGACCTTCGACCATATCGTGCCGCGCGCGCAGGGTGGACGCACGACCTGGGAAAACGTCGCCACCGCGTGTGCGCCGTGCAACCTCAAGAAGGGCGGCCGCACGCCCAAGCAAGCGGGCATGCCGCTCCACATCGACGCGATCCGCCCGACGAGCTGGCATTTGCAGGAACATGGCCGCCGCTATCCGCCCAATTTCCTGCACGACACCTGGCATGACTGGCTCTATTGGGATGTCGAACTGGAGGCGTGA
- a CDS encoding EF-hand domain-containing protein has product MTHTVSKMPKRSALFLRLAMLGSAAALALAGCEQKPTEEDAVAAGFEPPTVMPRADFAVLLDRRFARFDTNANGAIDKSEAVAAGSGMLDTLDTDKDGKISRAEFVAGRLARFDRNDTDHNGIVTNKERDAARAR; this is encoded by the coding sequence TTGACTCATACCGTTTCGAAAATGCCCAAGCGCTCCGCTTTGTTTCTGCGGCTGGCGATGCTGGGATCGGCCGCCGCACTGGCGCTGGCCGGTTGCGAACAGAAGCCGACCGAGGAAGACGCCGTCGCCGCCGGCTTTGAGCCGCCGACTGTCATGCCGCGCGCCGATTTTGCGGTCTTGCTCGATCGGCGCTTTGCCCGCTTCGATACCAACGCCAATGGCGCGATCGACAAGAGCGAAGCCGTCGCGGCAGGCAGCGGCATGCTCGACACGCTCGACACCGACAAGGACGGCAAGATTTCGCGCGCGGAATTCGTCGCCGGGCGGCTCGCCCGCTTCGATCGCAACGACACCGATCACAACGGCATCGTCACCAACAAGGAACGCGACGCCGCACGGGCGCGCTAG
- the ppc gene encoding phosphoenolpyruvate carboxylase, protein MATLPGIANNPDIRFLGRLLGDVIRAYGGEALYARTESIRAASVDRHKGGAADLGLDALSLDDTLDFVRGFMLFSMLANLAEDRQGIAAEPGADMAAALDRLAGEGIDHAQVMALLDHALIAPVLTAHPTEVRRKSMIDHRNRIAALMGLRDTGATETPDGDNVEEAILRQIALLWQTRVLRRERLYVTDEVEIALSYLRDVFLPALPALYQRWDRALGTRVPSFLRPGSWIGGDRDGNPFVTADSLKTALAKASEAVLGHYLDAVHALGAELSISTNLAPADDAVTALAEASGDTAESRSDEPYRRALSGVYARLAATHLALTGKPAPRPGLLHGERYPDPQAFRADLVTIARGLRGGSAALSSGGALGRLIRSVETFGFHLATLDLRQNSAVHERVVAELLKVAGVEQDYLALGESQRVSLLRHELSNARPLASGFAAYSDETISELAILRAAAQAHETYGPVCIVQHIVSMAQSVSDLLELNILLKEVGLYRPNSEGGAEPSAAIMAVPLFETIGDLEAAPGIMAEWFALPEVRGITAARGYQEVMIGYSDSNKDGGYLTSTWSLSKASTALKGVFASAGVGMQLFHGRGGAVGRGGGSAFAAIRAQPAGTVQGRIRITEQGEVIAGKYGTRESAVTNLEAMTAATLLASLEPDALSSADTRRFATAMDTLSASAFQAYRGLVYGAHGDDGGFRTFFRQMTPLAEISGLKIGSRPASRTKSDRIEDLRAIPWVFSWAQARVMLPGWYGVGQALAEFEDKGLLKEMAQGWPFFAATLANMEQVIAKSDMGIAARYAALVEDRGLADAIFPQIERGWSQAHDGLLEITGQSHLLAAHPALDASIRLRLPYIEPLNLLQIELIKRRRAGDEDERIGEGILLSINAIATALRNSG, encoded by the coding sequence ATGGCAACCCTCCCCGGCATCGCAAACAATCCCGACATCCGTTTCCTGGGGCGCCTGCTCGGCGACGTGATCCGGGCCTATGGCGGGGAGGCGCTCTATGCGCGCACCGAATCGATCCGCGCCGCCTCGGTCGATCGCCATAAGGGTGGCGCCGCTGACCTCGGGCTCGATGCGCTCAGCCTCGATGACACGCTCGATTTTGTGCGCGGCTTCATGCTCTTTTCGATGCTCGCCAATCTCGCCGAGGACCGGCAGGGCATCGCCGCCGAACCCGGCGCCGACATGGCCGCAGCACTCGATCGGCTGGCGGGCGAAGGGATCGACCATGCGCAGGTGATGGCGCTGCTCGATCACGCGCTGATCGCCCCCGTCCTCACCGCGCACCCGACCGAGGTCCGGCGCAAGTCGATGATCGACCATCGCAACCGCATCGCCGCGCTGATGGGTTTGCGCGATACCGGCGCGACCGAAACCCCCGATGGCGATAATGTCGAGGAAGCGATCCTCCGGCAGATCGCTTTGCTGTGGCAAACCCGCGTGCTGCGGCGCGAAAGGCTGTACGTCACCGACGAGGTCGAAATCGCGCTCAGCTATTTGCGCGACGTGTTCCTCCCCGCTTTGCCTGCGCTGTATCAGCGCTGGGATCGGGCGCTGGGGACGCGCGTGCCGAGCTTCCTGCGCCCGGGAAGCTGGATCGGCGGCGACCGCGACGGCAATCCCTTCGTCACCGCGGATTCGCTGAAAACCGCGCTCGCCAAGGCCAGCGAAGCCGTGCTCGGCCATTATCTGGACGCGGTCCACGCGCTCGGCGCCGAGCTGTCGATCTCGACTAACCTCGCCCCCGCCGACGATGCTGTCACCGCGCTGGCCGAAGCGAGCGGCGACACCGCCGAAAGCCGCAGCGACGAACCCTATCGCCGCGCGCTGTCGGGCGTCTATGCCCGCCTCGCCGCGACGCACCTCGCGCTCACCGGCAAGCCCGCGCCGCGCCCCGGATTGCTCCACGGGGAGCGCTATCCCGACCCGCAGGCCTTCCGCGCCGATCTCGTGACGATCGCGCGTGGCTTGCGCGGGGGGAGCGCCGCGCTCTCCTCGGGTGGTGCGCTCGGGCGGCTGATCCGCTCGGTCGAGACCTTCGGCTTCCACCTCGCCACGCTCGATCTGCGCCAGAACAGCGCGGTCCACGAACGCGTCGTCGCCGAATTGCTCAAGGTGGCGGGGGTCGAGCAGGACTATCTCGCTTTGGGTGAATCCCAGCGCGTCTCGCTGCTCCGCCACGAACTCTCCAACGCCCGCCCGCTCGCCAGCGGCTTCGCGGCGTATTCGGACGAGACCATATCCGAACTCGCGATCCTGCGCGCCGCCGCACAAGCGCACGAAACGTACGGCCCGGTCTGCATCGTCCAGCACATCGTCTCGATGGCGCAAAGCGTGTCGGACCTGCTCGAACTTAACATCCTGCTGAAGGAAGTGGGCCTGTACCGTCCCAATTCGGAAGGCGGCGCAGAACCCAGCGCCGCGATCATGGCGGTCCCGCTGTTCGAAACGATCGGCGATCTGGAGGCCGCCCCCGGCATCATGGCCGAATGGTTCGCACTGCCCGAGGTGCGCGGCATCACGGCTGCGCGTGGCTATCAGGAAGTGATGATCGGCTATTCCGACAGCAACAAGGACGGGGGCTATCTCACCTCGACCTGGAGCCTGTCCAAAGCCTCGACCGCGTTGAAAGGCGTTTTCGCCAGCGCCGGCGTCGGGATGCAGCTGTTCCACGGGCGCGGTGGTGCAGTTGGGCGCGGCGGCGGCTCGGCCTTTGCAGCGATCCGCGCGCAGCCGGCCGGCACGGTGCAAGGCCGAATCCGCATCACCGAGCAAGGTGAGGTAATCGCAGGAAAATATGGCACGCGCGAAAGTGCGGTCACCAATCTCGAGGCGATGACGGCGGCAACATTGCTCGCCAGCCTCGAACCCGACGCGCTGTCGAGCGCCGACACCCGCCGCTTCGCCACCGCGATGGACACGCTCTCCGCTTCCGCCTTCCAGGCCTATCGCGGCCTCGTCTATGGCGCTCACGGGGATGATGGAGGCTTCCGCACCTTCTTTCGCCAGATGACGCCGCTCGCCGAAATTTCCGGCCTCAAGATCGGCAGCCGCCCGGCCAGCCGTACCAAATCCGACCGGATCGAGGATTTGCGCGCGATTCCCTGGGTGTTCAGTTGGGCGCAGGCGCGCGTGATGCTACCCGGCTGGTACGGCGTTGGCCAGGCGCTAGCCGAGTTCGAGGACAAGGGCCTGCTCAAGGAAATGGCGCAAGGCTGGCCGTTCTTCGCTGCGACGCTCGCTAATATGGAGCAAGTGATCGCCAAATCCGACATGGGCATCGCCGCGCGCTATGCGGCGCTCGTCGAGGACCGCGGCCTTGCCGACGCGATCTTCCCGCAAATCGAACGCGGCTGGAGCCAGGCGCACGATGGCTTGCTGGAGATCACCGGCCAATCACACCTGCTCGCCGCCCACCCCGCGCTTGATGCGTCGATCCGGCTCCGGCTCCCGTATATCGAGCCGCTCAACCTGCTCCAGATCGAACTGATCAAACGCCGCCGCGCTGGCGACGAGGACGAACGCATCGGCGAGGGCATCCTGCTGTCAATCAACGCCATCGCGACCGCGCTGCGCAATTCGGGGTAG
- a CDS encoding YbhB/YbcL family Raf kinase inhibitor-like protein, protein MLEHIPEWLGASLRGVRAGAEHLTIVNSALGNGYAPITLSSPAFGDWTEMPLRFTADGDGVSPPLVWDAVPAGTQSLALIVEDADSPTPAPLVHAILWGMAADTGRIPEGDIAADGATGEVGRNSYLAQGWLAPDPPSGHGEHRYVFQLFALDVTAEDLGDAPGRGAVLNAMQGHVIGAGMLTGLYSRGEVVDAPVVDPGIAPLLA, encoded by the coding sequence ATGCTCGAACATATTCCTGAATGGCTGGGCGCGAGCCTGCGTGGCGTGCGCGCGGGCGCGGAGCATCTGACGATCGTCAATTCCGCGCTCGGTAACGGCTATGCGCCGATCACGCTCAGCAGCCCGGCGTTTGGCGATTGGACGGAGATGCCGCTGCGCTTTACCGCCGATGGCGACGGCGTTTCGCCCCCGCTGGTGTGGGACGCGGTGCCGGCGGGTACGCAGAGCCTCGCGCTGATCGTCGAGGATGCCGATTCGCCCACGCCCGCGCCGCTGGTCCATGCGATTCTGTGGGGCATGGCGGCGGATACCGGGCGGATTCCCGAGGGCGACATCGCGGCGGATGGCGCGACCGGCGAGGTAGGCCGCAATTCGTATCTCGCGCAGGGTTGGCTCGCGCCGGATCCGCCGAGCGGGCATGGCGAGCATCGCTATGTCTTTCAGTTGTTCGCACTCGACGTGACGGCGGAGGATTTGGGCGATGCGCCGGGGCGTGGCGCGGTGCTGAACGCGATGCAGGGGCATGTGATTGGCGCGGGGATGCTGACCGGGCTCTATTCGCGTGGCGAGGTGGTGGATGCGCCGGTTGTTGATCCGGGGATTGCGCCGCTGCTTGCGTGA
- a CDS encoding PilZ domain-containing protein translates to MEYDSKQVRRLRGAPRRKIFHPVELRAGGNARRAHLLDLSAGGALAHCVDPPAAGVSIILVIGEVAHAASVMWRDGLRFGMAFRFHLSAAEIERVTAQATIPVSVAR, encoded by the coding sequence ATGGAATACGACAGCAAGCAGGTCCGCCGACTCCGCGGGGCACCACGGCGCAAGATCTTTCACCCGGTCGAGCTGCGCGCGGGCGGAAACGCACGGCGGGCGCATCTGCTCGATCTTTCCGCGGGCGGTGCCTTGGCACACTGCGTTGACCCGCCCGCCGCCGGCGTGTCGATCATTCTCGTCATCGGCGAAGTCGCGCATGCCGCATCGGTCATGTGGCGGGATGGATTGCGCTTCGGCATGGCGTTCCGCTTCCATCTCAGCGCCGCCGAAATCGAGCGTGTCACAGCACAAGCAACGATCCCGGTCAGCGTGGCCCGATAA
- a CDS encoding acyl-CoA thioesterase, which translates to MAIGSGGLSFARPFTATPADIDELGHVNNAVWVRWIQELAVAHWAAVASAEQQAAYVWVVTRHEIDYRGNVSVGEMVTGETWVPEPPKGARFDRHVRFTGADGTVKVEAVTTWALLDRATGRLLRVRPEIAAPFIGPR; encoded by the coding sequence GTGGCAATTGGGTCTGGCGGATTGAGCTTCGCCCGCCCTTTCACCGCGACGCCCGCCGACATCGACGAGCTCGGCCATGTCAACAATGCGGTGTGGGTGCGCTGGATCCAGGAGCTTGCCGTCGCGCATTGGGCGGCGGTCGCGTCGGCGGAGCAGCAGGCGGCCTATGTCTGGGTCGTGACGCGACACGAGATCGATTATCGCGGTAATGTCTCGGTCGGTGAGATGGTGACGGGGGAGACCTGGGTGCCGGAGCCGCCCAAAGGCGCGCGCTTCGACCGGCATGTGCGGTTTACCGGCGCGGACGGCACGGTGAAGGTCGAGGCGGTGACGACCTGGGCCTTGCTCGACCGCGCGACCGGGCGGTTGCTGCGGGTGCGGCCGGAGATTGCCGCGCCGTTTATCGGGCCACGCTGA
- a CDS encoding S9 family peptidase, protein MTKTPISPPVAETRPHSFTAHGVTIHDPYAWLKDPNYPQVDDKDVLAYLEAENAYFEGVMAPLKGLTDRLYAEMKARIKEDDASVPQKDGDWLYWTSFETGGEYRKWWRKPVAGGADDLILDETALAVGHEYFRLGAFSVSNDGRLLAYAIDDTGSERFEVRVKDLTSGEHLPDVIPGMLSELVWTADDKGFLYGLANEQWRTDNARLHWLGTDPKTDVELFREADEGFRVGVSETSDRKWIVLATSDHVTSELYLIPATNPLATPLCVSPRKVGREYDVDMHGDTLFIHTNDTDPNFRLCTADISAPGEWVEKIAPSQHFYMTGVDCFRDFFIVDGREDGLDQIEIHRYDAAIAPQRIVFPEASYDAGLGNNPEYDMSVLRLGYESMVTPGTEYDYDVATGGLTTLKVQEIPSGYDADGYRTERLKITARDGTEVPVSIVYPKDFPKDGSRPLYLYAYGAYGYAIPPGFSTGRLSLLDRGFAYAIAHIRGGDDLGQQWYLDGKLEKRANTFNDFVDVAKGLIADGWTAAGKIAIAGRSAGGELMGAVVNSDPDLWGAVIADVPFVDVLNTMLDADLPLTPGEWPEWGNPIEDKAAFELIRGYSPYDQVTPQAYPPMFISGGLNDPRVTYWEPAKWAAKLRATKTDDKVLLLKTNMGAGHGGKSGRFESLREAAEEHAFVLWQLGLAD, encoded by the coding sequence ATGACCAAGACACCTATTTCCCCCCCCGTCGCGGAAACGCGCCCGCACAGCTTCACCGCGCATGGCGTGACGATCCACGACCCCTATGCGTGGTTGAAGGACCCCAACTATCCGCAAGTCGATGACAAAGACGTCCTTGCCTATCTCGAAGCCGAGAATGCCTATTTCGAGGGCGTCATGGCCCCGCTCAAGGGCCTGACCGACCGGCTGTATGCCGAGATGAAAGCGCGCATCAAGGAAGACGATGCCTCGGTCCCGCAGAAGGATGGCGACTGGCTGTACTGGACCTCGTTCGAGACCGGGGGCGAGTATCGCAAATGGTGGCGCAAGCCGGTGGCGGGCGGAGCCGATGACCTCATTCTCGACGAGACGGCGCTGGCCGTGGGACACGAATATTTCCGGCTCGGTGCGTTTTCGGTGTCGAACGACGGGCGGCTGCTCGCTTATGCGATCGACGACACCGGGTCGGAACGGTTCGAAGTGCGCGTCAAGGATTTGACGAGCGGCGAGCATCTGCCCGATGTCATTCCGGGGATGTTGTCCGAACTCGTCTGGACCGCCGACGATAAGGGGTTTCTCTACGGCCTCGCCAACGAACAGTGGCGCACCGACAACGCGCGGCTGCACTGGTTGGGGACCGATCCAAAGACCGATGTGGAGTTGTTCAGGGAGGCGGATGAGGGCTTCCGGGTCGGGGTCAGCGAGACAAGCGACCGCAAATGGATCGTGCTGGCGACCAGCGACCATGTGACGAGCGAGCTGTATTTGATACCCGCGACCAACCCGCTGGCCACCCCGCTGTGCGTCTCGCCGCGCAAGGTCGGGCGTGAATATGACGTCGACATGCATGGTGACACGTTGTTCATCCACACCAACGACACCGACCCCAATTTCCGGCTGTGTACGGCCGACATTTCGGCGCCGGGCGAATGGGTCGAGAAGATCGCGCCTTCACAGCATTTCTACATGACCGGGGTCGATTGTTTCCGTGACTTCTTCATCGTCGACGGGCGCGAGGATGGGTTGGATCAGATCGAAATCCACCGCTACGACGCCGCAATCGCGCCGCAACGGATCGTGTTTCCCGAGGCGAGCTATGATGCGGGCCTTGGCAACAATCCGGAATATGACATGTCGGTGCTGCGGCTGGGCTATGAATCGATGGTCACGCCAGGGACGGAGTATGATTATGACGTGGCGACGGGCGGGCTGACGACGCTGAAGGTGCAGGAGATTCCGTCGGGCTACGATGCCGACGGATATCGGACCGAGCGCCTGAAAATCACCGCCCGCGACGGGACCGAGGTGCCGGTTTCGATCGTCTATCCAAAAGATTTCCCGAAGGATGGCAGCCGGCCGCTCTATCTCTATGCGTACGGGGCTTACGGCTATGCGATCCCGCCGGGTTTCTCGACGGGGCGGCTGTCGCTGCTCGACCGTGGGTTTGCCTACGCCATCGCGCATATCCGCGGCGGTGATGACCTCGGGCAGCAATGGTATCTCGACGGCAAGCTCGAAAAGCGCGCCAATACTTTCAACGATTTCGTCGATGTGGCGAAGGGGTTGATCGCGGATGGCTGGACGGCGGCGGGCAAGATCGCGATTGCCGGACGCTCGGCCGGGGGCGAGTTGATGGGTGCGGTGGTCAATTCCGATCCCGACCTGTGGGGCGCGGTGATTGCCGACGTGCCGTTCGTCGACGTGCTCAACACGATGCTCGATGCCGACCTGCCGCTGACGCCGGGCGAATGGCCCGAATGGGGCAATCCGATCGAGGACAAGGCGGCGTTCGAGCTGATCCGGGGGTATTCGCCGTATGATCAGGTGACGCCGCAGGCCTATCCGCCGATGTTCATCTCGGGCGGATTGAACGACCCGCGCGTGACCTATTGGGAGCCGGCGAAATGGGCAGCGAAGCTGCGCGCCACCAAGACCGACGACAAGGTTTTGCTGCTCAAGACCAATATGGGCGCGGGGCATGGCGGGAAATCGGGGCGGTTCGAAAGCTTGCGCGAGGCGGCGGAGGAGCATGCCTTCGTGCTGTGGCAATTGGGTCTGGCGGATTGA
- a CDS encoding sensor histidine kinase, which translates to MSDRRTAFLERLPLLGDRPVLRYALAIAVSVGACIVRSALDAWFPPGFPFLTFFPAVIVSAFLLGRGPGTVAAGLCGLMAWYYFIPPFQSFAIVGSTAVALGFYAAVVTVDIALVHWMQHANQAVRLERERNQALATGSARLAARNELLFQELQHRVSNNIQMVGAVLSLHRRGLDDARARSALDDAAARIGLIGRIQRQLYDIDGKDIDLTAFIRALVDDLAAADGRTGVRYTLTVDPAVALAADARIPFALILAEAVANAMEHGFAGRETGTVTVDVGRTAREIVLSIADDGAGLPNGFDVAASTSLGLTIVRALARQLDGQFAVRAAPGGGTISSLTFVPAQIAAIADAG; encoded by the coding sequence ATGTCCGATAGGCGCACCGCGTTTCTCGAACGATTGCCGTTGCTCGGCGATCGGCCGGTCCTGCGTTATGCGCTGGCGATCGCCGTATCGGTCGGCGCATGCATCGTGCGCAGCGCACTCGACGCCTGGTTTCCCCCTGGCTTCCCCTTCCTGACCTTCTTTCCTGCGGTGATCGTCTCTGCCTTCCTGCTCGGGCGCGGCCCCGGCACGGTCGCGGCGGGGCTGTGCGGGCTGATGGCATGGTATTACTTCATCCCGCCCTTTCAGAGCTTCGCGATCGTCGGGAGTACGGCGGTCGCGCTCGGCTTCTACGCCGCGGTCGTCACGGTCGACATCGCTCTGGTCCATTGGATGCAGCACGCCAATCAGGCGGTCCGGCTTGAACGCGAGCGCAACCAGGCGCTCGCTACCGGCAGCGCACGCCTCGCCGCACGTAATGAATTGCTGTTTCAGGAGCTGCAACACCGCGTTTCGAACAATATCCAAATGGTCGGCGCGGTGCTCAGCCTGCATCGCCGCGGGCTGGACGATGCCCGCGCCAGGAGCGCGCTCGACGATGCCGCCGCGCGGATCGGCTTGATCGGGCGGATCCAGCGACAGCTCTACGATATCGATGGCAAGGATATCGATCTGACGGCGTTTATCCGCGCACTGGTCGATGATCTCGCGGCGGCGGACGGGCGCACCGGGGTTCGCTACACACTGACCGTCGATCCCGCCGTGGCGTTGGCCGCCGATGCCCGCATCCCCTTCGCGCTGATCCTCGCCGAAGCTGTCGCCAACGCGATGGAGCATGGCTTTGCCGGGCGCGAAACCGGCACGGTCACGGTCGATGTCGGTCGCACTGCGCGGGAGATCGTCCTGAGCATCGCCGACGACGGCGCAGGTTTGCCGAACGGCTTCGACGTCGCCGCCAGCACCAGCCTCGGCCTTACCATTGTGCGCGCGCTCGCGCGGCAACTCGACGGACAGTTCGCGGTCCGCGCCGCGCCGGGCGGCGGCACGATCAGCAGCTTGACGTTCGTCCCCGCGCAGATCGCAGCGATCGCCGACGCGGGATAG
- a CDS encoding TetR/AcrR family transcriptional regulator: MTDLEAGREALLDHVEALIAQRGGVSITLAELAAAAGMSPANLYRFFENKEALYEAVAERWFAPKVRAMEEVLASDLPIRQKFYAFYARRLGMICDDYARDPALFRSYLELGQQHIEIVRGFIDLADHFLAELIAEAIAEGYFPGLEIDSAVSLVNLMLQTFCDPELVVMLIHSVSEEKLAIVVDTIFDGLRGDRPSNVRRLTRAAR; the protein is encoded by the coding sequence ATGACCGATCTCGAGGCGGGGCGCGAAGCGCTGCTCGATCATGTCGAGGCGTTGATCGCGCAGCGCGGCGGCGTATCGATCACGCTTGCCGAACTGGCCGCCGCAGCGGGTATGTCGCCGGCCAACCTTTACCGCTTCTTCGAAAACAAGGAGGCGCTGTACGAGGCGGTGGCCGAACGCTGGTTCGCGCCGAAGGTGCGTGCGATGGAAGAGGTGCTGGCGAGCGATTTGCCGATCCGCCAGAAATTCTATGCCTTCTATGCGCGTCGGCTGGGGATGATCTGCGACGATTATGCGCGCGATCCAGCGTTGTTCCGCAGTTACCTCGAACTCGGCCAGCAACATATCGAGATCGTGCGCGGCTTCATCGACCTGGCCGATCATTTCCTTGCCGAACTGATCGCCGAGGCAATTGCGGAGGGCTATTTCCCCGGGCTCGAGATCGACTCGGCGGTGTCGCTCGTGAATTTGATGCTGCAGACGTTTTGCGATCCGGAACTGGTCGTGATGTTGATCCACAGCGTTTCGGAAGAAAAATTGGCGATCGTCGTCGATACGATCTTCGATGGCTTGCGCGGTGACCGGCCAAGCAACGTCCGGCGGCTCACGCGCGCCGCACGATAG
- a CDS encoding aminopeptidase P family protein, with product MSTYTARLAALRDQLARQRLDGFVVPLTDEHMSEYVGAYAQRLAWLTGFQGSAGSAVVLPEAAAIFTDGRYTLQVREQVSGDDWQYVAVPATSIADWLGAHAPTGGRIGYDPWLHTRAWVEEARAALAARGAELVAVDTNPVDAVWPDRPAPSDAQLVVQDEAQAGASSATKRAGVADWLSEQKADAVVLSALDSIAWALNVRGKDVAHTPVALAYAIVQGDGTADLFIAPEKLTDAVQQHLGNAIRLHPRTAFAEALGGYAGKRIAADPQSAVAAIFDRLDQGGATILPLRDPVVLAKATKNPVEIAGHRAASARDGAALARFLRWVEAEAPKGGLTELSCVAKLLDFRERTGVLLDTSFDTISATGAHGASPHYHSTPESNVPLELGQLYLVDSGGQYADGTTDVTRVLPIGEPTAEMRDRFTRVLKGHIALATAIFPAGTTGGQLDGFARRPLWEIGLDYAHGTGHGVGAYLSVHEGPARIAQPFYPGGGPAEPLRPGMILSNEPGYYKAGEYGIRIENLILVEERVAEGGTMLGFETLTFAPIERALIVADLLTPAERGWLDAYHARVMEVIGPHLETEERAWLSAKCAPIA from the coding sequence ATGTCGACCTACACCGCCCGCCTCGCCGCCCTTCGCGACCAGCTCGCCCGCCAGCGTCTCGACGGCTTCGTCGTCCCGCTGACCGATGAACACATGTCGGAATATGTCGGCGCCTATGCCCAGCGGCTCGCCTGGCTGACCGGGTTCCAGGGCTCGGCCGGCAGCGCGGTGGTGCTGCCCGAGGCGGCGGCGATCTTCACCGACGGGCGCTACACGCTGCAAGTGCGCGAACAGGTCTCGGGCGATGACTGGCAGTATGTCGCCGTCCCCGCCACCAGCATCGCCGACTGGCTGGGCGCGCACGCCCCGACCGGCGGGCGGATCGGCTATGATCCCTGGCTCCATACGCGCGCCTGGGTCGAGGAGGCGCGCGCGGCTCTTGCGGCGCGCGGGGCCGAGCTGGTCGCGGTCGACACCAATCCGGTCGATGCGGTCTGGCCCGACCGCCCCGCCCCATCCGATGCGCAGCTCGTCGTGCAGGACGAAGCACAAGCGGGTGCGAGCTCTGCCACGAAGCGCGCGGGCGTAGCCGATTGGCTCTCCGAACAGAAAGCCGACGCGGTCGTGCTCAGCGCGCTCGACTCGATCGCCTGGGCGCTCAACGTGCGCGGCAAGGACGTGGCGCACACGCCCGTCGCGCTGGCCTATGCGATCGTCCAGGGCGACGGCACCGCCGACCTGTTCATCGCGCCCGAGAAGCTCACCGACGCGGTACAGCAGCACCTCGGCAACGCCATTCGCCTGCACCCGCGCACCGCCTTTGCCGAAGCACTCGGTGGCTATGCGGGCAAGCGCATCGCAGCCGATCCGCAAAGCGCGGTCGCCGCGATCTTCGACCGGCTCGACCAGGGCGGCGCGACGATCCTGCCGCTGCGCGATCCCGTCGTGCTCGCCAAGGCGACCAAAAACCCCGTCGAGATCGCCGGCCATCGTGCGGCCTCCGCGCGCGACGGAGCAGCCCTCGCGCGCTTCCTGCGCTGGGTCGAGGCCGAAGCACCCAAGGGCGGCCTGACCGAACTCTCCTGCGTCGCCAAGCTGCTCGATTTCCGCGAGCGCACCGGCGTGTTGCTCGACACCTCGTTCGACACCATTTCCGCGACCGGCGCGCACGGTGCCAGCCCGCATTACCATTCGACGCCCGAATCGAACGTCCCACTCGAATTGGGACAGCTCTATCTGGTCGATTCGGGCGGCCAATATGCTGACGGCACGACCGACGTGACGCGCGTCCTGCCGATCGGCGAACCCACGGCAGAGATGCGCGACCGCTTCACCCGAGTGCTCAAGGGCCACATCGCGCTCGCCACCGCGATCTTCCCGGCGGGCACCACCGGGGGCCAGCTCGACGGCTTCGCACGGCGCCCCTTATGGGAAATCGGGCTCGATTATGCGCATGGCACCGGCCACGGCGTCGGCGCCTATCTGTCGGTGCATGAAGGCCCGGCGCGAATCGCCCAGCCTTTCTATCCCGGCGGCGGCCCGGCCGAGCCGCTGCGCCCTGGCATGATCCTGTCGAACGAGCCGGGCTATTACAAAGCGGGCGAATACGGCATCCGAATCGAGAACCTGATCCTGGTCGAGGAACGCGTGGCTGAAGGCGGCACGATGCTCGGGTTCGAGACGCTGACCTTTGCACCCATCGAACGCGCGCTGATCGTCGCCGATTTGCTCACCCCGGCCGAGCGCGGGTGGCTCGACGCCTATCATGCCCGCGTCATGGAGGTGATCGGCCCGCACCTCGAAACCGAGGAACGCGCCTGGCTGTCGGCGAAATGCGCGCCTATCGCTTAG